The Palaemon carinicauda isolate YSFRI2023 chromosome 7, ASM3689809v2, whole genome shotgun sequence DNA window GGAAGGACGTGTGAAGGGAGAGGGGCATGTGAAGGGGGAAGGGCATGTGAAGGGGTAAGGACGTGTAAATGGGGGCGGGGCATGTGAAAGGGGAGGGGCGTATGAAGGGGGAGCATGTGAAGGGGTAAGGACGTGTGAAGTGGGAGGGGCGTGTGAAGGGGGAAGGACGTGTGAAGGGAGAAGGGCATGTGAAGGGGGAAGGGCATGTGAAGGGGTAAGGACGTGTAAATGGGGGCGGGGCATGTGAAAGGGGAGGGGCGTATGAAGGGGGAGCATGTGAAGGGGGTAAGTGACGTGTGAAGTGGGAGGGGCGTGTGAAGGGGGAAGGACGTGTGAAGGGAGAGGGGCATGTGAAGGGGGGAAGGGCATGTGAAGGGAGAAGGGCATATGAAGGGAGAGGGGCATGTGAAGGGAGAGGGGCATGTGAAGGGAGAGCGGCATGTGAAGGGGAAGGGGCATGTGAAGGGGAAGGGGCATGTGAAGGGGGAAGGGCGTTTGGTGGGGGAAGGACGTGTGAATGGGGGAGGGACAAGAGAATGGGGGAGGGACAAGAGAATGGGGGAGGGACAAGTGAAAGGGGGGTGTAAAGGGAGAGCTGTGAGAGATAATGGAAATGGGTTATGTGAAAGAAAAGTGATCTTTTGTTTACAGGTGTTGACAAATGTTTGCAAAcgcttattatttttcatataaccaTAGAATGCGTACATCTGTGGCAGTGAAAGATGTCTAGTTGTTAACTGAAACATACCTATGaaaattatctagaaaaaaaaaatataaataaagatataaacattCACCAACTCATGTCATCTGGCTCCCCCCAACCATACTTTTATCACTCAAGCGAAAACTCTACGAGATTTATTCCCCAGTTTTCATCGCCATAACACTAACGTTGAGAAAGTGTAAGTTAGGAAAGGTAAAAGAAATCTGGACGCATTCCCTATTATATCAGTAGTTATGAAATCTGGACGCAATCCTTAttatatcggtagttatgaaatcgggacgcattccctgtgatatcggtagttatgaaatcgggacgcattccctattatatcggtagttatgaaatcgggacgcattccctgtgatatcggtagttatgaaatcgggacgcattccctattatatcggtagttatgaaatcgggacgcattccctgtgatatcggtagttatgaaatcgggacgcattccctattatatcggtagttatgaaatcgggacgcattccctgtgatatcggtagttatgaaatcgggacgcattccctattatatcggtagttatgaaatcgggacgcattccctgtgatatcggtagttatgaaatcgggacgcattccctattatatcggtagttatgaaatcgggacgcattccctgtgacatcggtagttatgaaatcgggacgcattccctattatatcggtagttatgaaatcgggacgcattccctgtgacatcggtagttatgaaatcgggacgcattccctattatatcggtagttatgaaatcgggacgcattccctgtgacatcggtagttatgaaatcgggacgcattccctattatatcggtagttatgaaatcgggacgcattccctgtgacatcggtagttatgaaatcgggacgcattccctattatatcggtagttatgaaatcgggacgcattccctgtgacatcggtagttatgaaatcgggacgcattccctattatatcggtagttatgaaatcgggacgcattccctgtgacatcggtagttatgaaatcgggAAGCATTCCTTAttatatcg harbors:
- the LOC137643770 gene encoding uncharacterized protein; this encodes MELSLYTPLSLVPPPFSCPSPILLSLPHSHVLPPPNALPPSHAPSPSHAPSPSHAALPSHAPLPSHAPLPSYALLPSHALPPFTCPSPFTRPSPFTRPSHFTRHLPPSHAPPSYAPPLSHAPPPFTRPYPFTCPSPFTCPSPFTRPSPFTRPSHFTRPYPFTCSPFIRPSPFTCPAPIYTSLPLHMPFPLHMPLSLHTSFPLHTPLPTSHVLTPSHAPPSYAPPLSHAPPPFTRPYPFTCPYPSTLPSSSTLPSSSTLPSPFTCPFPIYMSFPLHMPFPLHTPFPLHTPFPPPHSPPPPHAPPPFTRPSPSTCPSSLHTSLYCRYFL